In Chryseobacterium sp. C-71, the genomic window CAATATTTATCATCTTAAATATTTTGTCCGATAAAAATTAAAATATAATTAGCAGGTCGCTCCTATGGAGCTTTACTTCTAAAAACAACTATTTGCTATTAACAGTTTGCTCCTCACGGAGCTGTATTAAATCCCATCGGGATTTACTGTTAATAGAAAAAATAAAGCTTCCAAAAACGAAGCTCCGGAGGAGCGAACTGTTAATTTGTTCTATAGACATACCAATCGTCAAATTTGTTGATGTTTTTCTTCTGACAACATTGATTTCCTAAATAAAACCCCATATTTTTCTTAAATTTAAACTAAATGAAAAAAATACTATTTGTTTTGTTAGCTGTATGCGGTATCAGTGCATCTGCTCAAAACGATTCAATTACAAAACCTCTTACCGTTGGCGGATACGCTGAGGTTTATTACACTGCAGATTTTAATAATCCGAAAAATAACAGCCGTCCTTCGTTTGTTTACAGTCACAACCGGAACAATGAAGTAAACGTCAATTTAGCTTTTATAAAAACGGCGTACAACACAGAAAATGTTCGAGCCAATCTTGCTTTAGCAGTCGGAACTTACATGAATGCTAATTACGCAGCAGAGCAAGGTGTGATGAAAAATATTTTTGAATCCAATGTAGGCTTGAAAATTTCAAAAAAACATAATCTTTGGATTGATGCAGGTATTTTTCCTTCTCACATAGGTTTTGAAAGTGCCATCGGAAAAGACAATTGGGCGCTTACAAGAAGTCTTGCAGCCGATAATTCTCCTTATTTCGAGACAGGGGCAAAAATATCTTATACATCTGAAAGTGGAAAATGGTTTGTAAGCGGTTTAGTACTCAATGGTTGGCAGCGTATTCAGAGAGTTGACGGAAATTCTACGCCTGCATTCGGGCATCAGCTGACATTTAAACCTAATGAAAAACTGACCATCAACAGCAGTTCTTTCATCGGAAATGATAAACCCGACAGCATTCGCCAGATGCGATATTTTCATAATCTGTATGCAGTGTATCAAATTAATAAAAAGTTCGGAGTGACAGCAGGTTTTGACATTGGTGCCGAACAAAAAGAAAAAGGAAGTGAGCAGTACAATATTTGGTACACACCGGTTTTAATTGCAAAATACAATGCTACAGAAAAACTGAGTTTTACAGCAAGAGGAGAATATTATCAGGATGAAAAAGGAGTAATCATTGCTACCGGAACGGAAAACGGTTTTAAAACTTTCGGATATTCTCTGAATGCTGATTATCAGATCTTGCCGAATCTCGTTTGGCGTACAGAAATCAGAAATTTAAGCAGCAAAGATGCTATCTTTATGAACAGAATAGATGAGATTAATAAAAATAGCCTGACGGCAACGACGGCATTGGTCATTTCATTTTAGTAATAATGAATATGATCTTTGTTTAAATTAAAATTGACCAAAATTATTTCCCTGGCTCTAAAGGTAGTAGTTTTGGTCAATTTCAAGATAGTTTTTCGTCCCTTTAGGGCTTGGGTGGAGAAAAATTCTCTTGAAATTTATGTCTGAATGAAATTAAAAAATCTCTCATTGGTTTAAAAGATTTATAAAGGTCTTAGAGTAGAATTAAATCATTTTATTTAAAATGAATGAATCAAGAAAATCTGCAGAAGAGTTTCTGCATCTCATCAACAGTTCAAAACGGGGTAAACTGAAAATTTACATCGGGATGAGTGCGGGCGTAGGGAAAACCTATAGAATGCTTCAGGAAGCTCACGTGCTCCTTCAAAACGGAATAGATGTAAAGATAGGATATGTGGAAACACACAATCGTAAGGAAACACATGATTTGCTGGAAGGTCTTCCTATTATTCCCCGAAGAAAATTATTTTACAAAGGCAAAGAGCTGGAAGAACTGGATGTTCCGGCGATCATCGTCCTGCGTCCGGAAATCGTGATTATTGACGAATTGGCTCACACCAATATCGAAGGAAGCAAAAATAAAAAAAGATGGCAGGATGTTTTTGAGATTTTAGAAGCAGGAATTAATGTCATCAGTGCGGTCAATATTCAGCATTTGGAAAGTCTCAACGATGAGGTAAAAGCTGTAACCGGAATTGAAGTTGCGGAAAGAATTCCTGATACCGTTCTGGCTTCGGCGGATGAGGTTGTCAATATTGACCTTACCGCTGATGAATTGATTTTAAGATTAAAAGAAGGGAAAATTTACGACCAAAGTAAAATACCGTCTGCGCTCAATAATTTTTTTAAAAACGAAAATATCCTTCAACTTCGTGAGTTGGCGCTGAAAGAAGTGGCATCGCAGGTTACAAGGAAAGTTGAAACAGAAGTTGTCACTGGAAAAACTTTAAAAAAAGAAAGATTTCTTGCGTGCATCAGTTCAAACGAAGTGACAGCAAAAAATGTTATCCGGAAGACCGCAAGACTGGCAAGTTATTACAACAGTCAGTGGTTTTTGCTGTATGTTCAGATTCCCAGAGAATCGGCGGACAGAATTGCGCTGAATAAACAGAGACATTTGATTAATAATTTCAGACTGGCTACCGAATTGGGCGCAGAAATCATAAAAATTCAAAGTAAAAATATTGCAATGACCATCATGGAGCAATGCGAAGAAAGAAATATTACGACGATGTGTATCGGAAAACCACATTTGGATATCTGGAGAATTATTCTGGCAACAGACACTTTTAATTCCTTACTCAAAAGACTGTCTAAACAGAACGTAGATTTAGTAATTTTGTCGTAATGAAAATAAAAACTAAGCTTAATGCAGGAGTTGGTCTGCTGTTTTTTATGATAATTGTGCTGTCAACTTTGGGTGGATGGTTTATTTATCAGCTAAAAAAAGATACCCAGAATATTCTTGTGGCGAACTACAATACCTTGCAGTACTCCAGAAATATGCTGTTGTCTCTCGAAGAAATTTCTACCGAGCCTTTTGCGGTGTCAGAATTTCAAAAAAACCTTAATCTTCAGCGTCAGAATATTACAGAAAGTGGAGAACAAGAAGTCACTCAAAATATTGATGATCATTTTTCGGAGCTGATAGTTGATAAGGGAAATTTAAAATTACATTCGGCCATCCGAAAAGATATTGCCGAGCTCATGCAGCTCAATATGAATGCCATCCAGATCAAAAGCGGAATTGCCAATACGACGGCAGAAAATGCAATTGCGGTAATTTCTATCGTCGGAACTTTATGTTTTTTAGTTGCATTTATTTTAATGGTGAATTTACCTGCCAATATTTCAAATCCGATTCGAGAGCTGACTTCGAGTATTCATCAGATTGCCAATCAGAATTACAGACAGCGGGTACAGTTTGAAAGCAGCAGTGAGTTTGGAGAATTGGCAAGATCTTTCAATACAATGGCAGAAAAACTTCAGGAATATTCTGAAAGCAGGATCGATAAAATTTTAAAAGGAAAAAAACGCATTGAAACTCTGATTGACAATATGCACGATGCGGTGATTGGAATTGATGAAGACCGAAAAGTTCTCTTCGTGAATGATGAAGCATTGAAAATTTCAGGTTTAAAAAAAGAAAACTTTGTAGGAAAACTCATTCAGGATGTTGCAGTTTCTAACGATTTGGTGCGTGATCTTATCCGGGAAATAGTTAATCCGGATGCGACAAAAAATTCTACAGCAGCATTGAAAATTTTTGTAGAAGGGAAAGAAAATTATTTTGAAAAAGAAATTTTAGACATCAATGTTATCCCGACTGGCGAAAAAGAAAGCCGCTTCATTGGTCAGGTCATTATGCTGAGAAATATCACGCCTTTTAAGGAATTGGATTTAGCCAAAACTCATTTTATGGGAACGGTTTCACATGAATTCAAAACTCCTATTTCATCCATTCAAATGGGCTTGCAGTTATTGGAAAATGAAAGGATTGGTCATCTCAACGAGGAGCAAGGCAAGTTGGTTTCCGGAATTAAAGATGATACGCAGCGTTTACTCAGAATTACCGGAGAACTTCTCAATATGACTCAGCTGGAATCTGGTGTGGTGCAATTAAATATAAAACCTTCATCAGTTCAAAACATGATTGAAGATGTCATTGCTGCAAATAAATCGGCTGCAGAGAATAAAGAGATTGTCATCAAAACGAATATTACCTCGGATATTTCCGTCGTGAATGCAGACAGCGAGAAAACATCGTGGGTTTTGAACAATATTTTATCGAATGCCATCCGGTATTCGCATGAGAAATCGGTGATTGAAATCAATGTAGCTAAATTGGATAACGATCAGGTGAAATTTTCGGTCACAGACAACGGTCGCGGGATAGAAGAGCAGTATTTAAATAAAGTCTTTACCCGATATTTCAGAATTCCTGGGACAAAAACAGAAGGCACAGGTCTTGGTCTCAGCATCAGCAAAGAATTTATTGAAGCCCAGGGCGGAACAATTGCTGTTGAAAGTGAAATAGGAGTAGGAAGTACCTTTTATTTTATTCTTAAATCTGATAGCACTAAAGATTAGAAAATACAATAGTGAGATTTATAAACGTAAAAAGCCTTCCAATTGGAAGGCTTTTGTTGGTTGATGTGTAGTCTATAGGAGAATCGAACTCCTGTTGCAAGGATGAAAACCTTGAGTCCTTACCACTAGACGAATAGACCAAATTTTGAGGATGCAAAAATATTAATTAACATTTACACTTCAAAATTATTCTCCTTATTTATACACTTTCTGGATAATCGTATTTTTAATCCCTTTGGCTTCTAATTCTTTTTGAAGTTTTACGGCATCTTCCAAAGAAGACACTTTTCCGTAGGTGTAATAGAACATACCATTGTTTTTCTCTCTTTCCACATCTTTTAAAGTTTGTAGAATAAATGAGTTGGCGCTCAATTTATCTTTTCCGGTAAAGACTTCGATGGTGTAATATCCGGCATTTAATTTTTGGTTTGGCATAAATCCTACCGCATACGCATTTCTAAAGCCTGCGTCTTTAGCAGTTTTGATATTGCTGTCTCTTACAGACGCCATATTGGTTACGCTGTAGTAGTATTTGTAAATTCCGTTTTCTTTTAATGCTAGAATGTAATTTAAGCCTTTCAATGCAGGATCATCTTCGTTATATTTTATGGCAGAAGTCATCAATAATATTCTGAAATCATTCTTCAGCGGAACTTCTTCTTTTTTCTCAGGTTCGGGTTTTCTCGTTGGTGCCTGCACGCCGCCTTTTCTATCTACTGCTTTTTTGTAATCGATGATTGCCTTGTAAATGTTTTCTGCCGTTTGTTGCTGTCCGCTTTCTGAGTTTAAAAATGCAGCATCTTCATAATTATTTACAAATCCTGTCTCAATAAGGATAGAAGGCATCGAGCTTCTTCTTAAAATGTGAAGGTTTTCCTGTTTTACACCTCTTGAAAAACGTCCGCTTTTTTCAAAATTTCCTTCTACAAAACTTCCTACAATTAGGCTATTTTCAAGATATTTACTTTGTTGAAGTTTTAAGGCGATTAAAGATTCGGGAGAACTAGCGTCATAAGAAGCAAAAGTCTCTTTATCTTTCTCATCCAAATAGATTACGCTGTTTTCTTGTTTGGCAACTTCCAGATTTTCTCTGTTTTGAGCGGGTCCTTGTACAAAAGTTTCAGTTCCCCTTGCTGTTGCCGATCTGCTGGGCGAAGAATTTACGTGTACTGAAATAAATAAATCTGCTTTACTTCGGTTGGCTGTATTGGTTCGATCCGTTAATGATGGATATTCATCAAATTTTCTGGTGTATATTACTTTGAAATCTTTGTTTTTTTCAAGCATAGAGCCTAATTTCAGCACAATTGCCAAAGTGACGTTTTTCTCCAAAACGGTGCCAATATCTGAATAATTTCGATTCGCTCCATGGTCGCTTCCCCCATGCCCTGCGTCTAAAACAACAGTGAATTTTTTTTGAGAAAAGACAAATTGAGTAGAAAGTATGAAGAGAAATGCTAAAATTATTTTAAATTTTCGTGTGTACATCTTACAGTTTTAAAAATTATACTAATTTTGAGCCTAAATTATATAAAAACAAAATTGGACAAAACCGTCTTCAAAAATATATTACAAATTTTAATTATCCTAATTTTTAACAGTTTTTTAGCACAGCAATCTCCTAAAAAATTAACGGAAACAAAGGTAGTTAATGATACCATCCCCAAAAAGGATACCATTATTGTAAAAAAAGAAGCCTTAGAGGATGTATTCGAAACTAAGGCAGACACAGAACGTAGAGACTTTCCCAAAAAGATGATTTATCTGATCAAAAATGCTCAGATAAAGTATCAGGATATGCAGATAGATGCAGATTATATATCAATTGACGAAGCAAAAAGTACCGTTTATGCCAGAGGTAAACAAGATTCTTTAGGTAAAATTATAGAATTGGTACAGGTTACCCAAGCCGGAAAAAAATACGAAACAACAGATTTTAGCTACAATACAAAAACGAAGCAGGCAATAGCTTACAATGCTAGAACTGAAGAAAGTGAGGGGGTGATTGTTGCTCAGAAGACAAAAAAGTACAACGATTCTGTTTACGTGATGCGACGTGCAGATTTTACGACAGATGATTATTTTATAAAAAAGAAAGATACCGTAGCAGATTATAAATTACGTGCATCCCACATAAAAATGGTAAAAGGTAAAAACGGATCATCTTTGGTCACAGGGCCGGTGCAGATGTATATAGAAGAAGTTCCGACTCCGCTTGTGATGCCTTTTGCTATTTTGCCTTTTTCGCAAAAAAGATCCGCAGGTATTTTGATTCCTAGCTTTGGAGAAAGGGAAGATGTAGGTTTTTTCTTAAATGGAATAGGATATTATCAACCTATCGGCGAACATTTTGACCTGAAAGTTTTAGCAGATATTTACACAAAAGGAAGCTGGAACCTTCGTCCGGAAATGAATTACCTCAAGAAATACAGATATTCAGGTAACTTCTCGGCAGATATAGGGACAACTATTCGAGGGATTAAAGGTTTAGATGATTACAGTAAAACCGGAACTTACAGAATTGCTTGGAGACACAGTCAGGATGCAAAATCGAATCCGTTTTTAACCTTTTCTGCATCAGTGGATGTTACCAGCCAAACGTTTTATAACAATACGGTCAATAATGCTTATATTTTGAATGAGAGTGTACTGAGAACTTCCCAGAATTCTACGCTTTCGCTTACCAAAAGATTTCTAAAACTTCCTGCAACAATTACCGGAACGGCTTCTTATTCTCAGAATTTCTCTACGGGATTGGCAGATTTAAGATTGCCTCAAATGAATGTTGCAATCAATCAGTTTTATTTATTTGGTTCAAAAACGGGGGTACGAAGCGGTTTATTAGAAAATATTACCGTTAATACTGGTTTAAATTTAACCAATTTTGTGAGTACTGGTGAAGGCGAACTTTTCACCAAGGCCATGTGGGATAAGATGCAGACCGGTCTTAAAAATAATATCACGATAGGAACCAATACCACCATTGCAAAATATTTCACCTTCAGTTTGGGAGCTAATATTGATAATGCTTTAACGACGAAAACGCTGACGAGATTCTATGATCCGCTTCAAAATAAAGTAGTTGATCAGGTCAACAAAAAAGTTGCAGGATATTCTACTTTTTCTACCACCGCAAGTATCCAGACGCAGTTGTACGGACAGGCAAATTTCAAAAAAGGAGCAGCAATTGAAGCGATAAGGCACATGATGTCACCAAGTATTGGCTTTACCTATTCTCCGGATTTTGGTGAGCCAGGATTCGGCTATTTCAGAAACTTTTCTGATGCCAATGGTGCGATAACGCCTTACTCAATTTTTGATGGCGGAATTGTAGGTGCGCCAACTTCAGGAATGGTAGGTGCTTTAGGATTTAATATCGGGAATAATATCGAGATGAAGGTAAAATCTAAAAGCGATTCCACAGGTATAAAAAAAGTCAAACTATTTGAATCATTAAATATTACCGGGAATTATAATTTTGCTGCAAAAACTCACCCTTGGTCTATCATATCGATCAACGGGCAGACATCTTTATTTGATAATAAATTGAGTGTTAATACGAGTTTGACTTTAGATCCTTACAGAACAGTCTTTGCTCCGGGCGAGGAAATAGGAGTGAGAACGGAAGAATTTGGTGCTTTCAGCGTACAAGGATTCAATGTTCAGTTGTCTTATCCTTTAAGCAGCGAATTGTTTGGAGAGAAAACAGATTACGCCAAAAAATACAAACAGAAAGGGGAAATCAGAAACGAAAACTATTATTTCGATGATGACAATTATGCCCATTTTGATCAGGCCTGGACGCTGAATGTCAATGCCAACTATGCATATTCTAAAACAACGGCAAGAACTCCAAATAGACTTGCGTCGATAGGTTTAGACGGAAGTATTAAACTAACTCCATTTTGGAATATCACTGGAAGTACTCACTACGATATGGTGACCAGAGAATTGGCGTACACCAGAATCGGTTTC contains:
- a CDS encoding ATP-binding protein, with product MKIKTKLNAGVGLLFFMIIVLSTLGGWFIYQLKKDTQNILVANYNTLQYSRNMLLSLEEISTEPFAVSEFQKNLNLQRQNITESGEQEVTQNIDDHFSELIVDKGNLKLHSAIRKDIAELMQLNMNAIQIKSGIANTTAENAIAVISIVGTLCFLVAFILMVNLPANISNPIRELTSSIHQIANQNYRQRVQFESSSEFGELARSFNTMAEKLQEYSESRIDKILKGKKRIETLIDNMHDAVIGIDEDRKVLFVNDEALKISGLKKENFVGKLIQDVAVSNDLVRDLIREIVNPDATKNSTAALKIFVEGKENYFEKEILDINVIPTGEKESRFIGQVIMLRNITPFKELDLAKTHFMGTVSHEFKTPISSIQMGLQLLENERIGHLNEEQGKLVSGIKDDTQRLLRITGELLNMTQLESGVVQLNIKPSSVQNMIEDVIAANKSAAENKEIVIKTNITSDISVVNADSEKTSWVLNNILSNAIRYSHEKSVIEINVAKLDNDQVKFSVTDNGRGIEEQYLNKVFTRYFRIPGTKTEGTGLGLSISKEFIEAQGGTIAVESEIGVGSTFYFILKSDSTKD
- a CDS encoding sensor protein KdpD, coding for MNESRKSAEEFLHLINSSKRGKLKIYIGMSAGVGKTYRMLQEAHVLLQNGIDVKIGYVETHNRKETHDLLEGLPIIPRRKLFYKGKELEELDVPAIIVLRPEIVIIDELAHTNIEGSKNKKRWQDVFEILEAGINVISAVNIQHLESLNDEVKAVTGIEVAERIPDTVLASADEVVNIDLTADELILRLKEGKIYDQSKIPSALNNFFKNENILQLRELALKEVASQVTRKVETEVVTGKTLKKERFLACISSNEVTAKNVIRKTARLASYYNSQWFLLYVQIPRESADRIALNKQRHLINNFRLATELGAEIIKIQSKNIAMTIMEQCEERNITTMCIGKPHLDIWRIILATDTFNSLLKRLSKQNVDLVILS
- a CDS encoding porin, with product MKKILFVLLAVCGISASAQNDSITKPLTVGGYAEVYYTADFNNPKNNSRPSFVYSHNRNNEVNVNLAFIKTAYNTENVRANLALAVGTYMNANYAAEQGVMKNIFESNVGLKISKKHNLWIDAGIFPSHIGFESAIGKDNWALTRSLAADNSPYFETGAKISYTSESGKWFVSGLVLNGWQRIQRVDGNSTPAFGHQLTFKPNEKLTINSSSFIGNDKPDSIRQMRYFHNLYAVYQINKKFGVTAGFDIGAEQKEKGSEQYNIWYTPVLIAKYNATEKLSFTARGEYYQDEKGVIIATGTENGFKTFGYSLNADYQILPNLVWRTEIRNLSSKDAIFMNRIDEINKNSLTATTALVISF
- a CDS encoding N-acetylmuramoyl-L-alanine amidase is translated as MYTRKFKIILAFLFILSTQFVFSQKKFTVVLDAGHGGSDHGANRNYSDIGTVLEKNVTLAIVLKLGSMLEKNKDFKVIYTRKFDEYPSLTDRTNTANRSKADLFISVHVNSSPSRSATARGTETFVQGPAQNRENLEVAKQENSVIYLDEKDKETFASYDASSPESLIALKLQQSKYLENSLIVGSFVEGNFEKSGRFSRGVKQENLHILRRSSMPSILIETGFVNNYEDAAFLNSESGQQQTAENIYKAIIDYKKAVDRKGGVQAPTRKPEPEKKEEVPLKNDFRILLMTSAIKYNEDDPALKGLNYILALKENGIYKYYYSVTNMASVRDSNIKTAKDAGFRNAYAVGFMPNQKLNAGYYTIEVFTGKDKLSANSFILQTLKDVEREKNNGMFYYTYGKVSSLEDAVKLQKELEAKGIKNTIIQKVYK
- a CDS encoding putative LPS assembly protein LptD, with product MDKTVFKNILQILIILIFNSFLAQQSPKKLTETKVVNDTIPKKDTIIVKKEALEDVFETKADTERRDFPKKMIYLIKNAQIKYQDMQIDADYISIDEAKSTVYARGKQDSLGKIIELVQVTQAGKKYETTDFSYNTKTKQAIAYNARTEESEGVIVAQKTKKYNDSVYVMRRADFTTDDYFIKKKDTVADYKLRASHIKMVKGKNGSSLVTGPVQMYIEEVPTPLVMPFAILPFSQKRSAGILIPSFGEREDVGFFLNGIGYYQPIGEHFDLKVLADIYTKGSWNLRPEMNYLKKYRYSGNFSADIGTTIRGIKGLDDYSKTGTYRIAWRHSQDAKSNPFLTFSASVDVTSQTFYNNTVNNAYILNESVLRTSQNSTLSLTKRFLKLPATITGTASYSQNFSTGLADLRLPQMNVAINQFYLFGSKTGVRSGLLENITVNTGLNLTNFVSTGEGELFTKAMWDKMQTGLKNNITIGTNTTIAKYFTFSLGANIDNALTTKTLTRFYDPLQNKVVDQVNKKVAGYSTFSTTASIQTQLYGQANFKKGAAIEAIRHMMSPSIGFTYSPDFGEPGFGYFRNFSDANGAITPYSIFDGGIVGAPTSGMVGALGFNIGNNIEMKVKSKSDSTGIKKVKLFESLNITGNYNFAAKTHPWSIISINGQTSLFDNKLSVNTSLTLDPYRTVFAPGEEIGVRTEEFGAFSVQGFNVQLSYPLSSELFGEKTDYAKKYKQKGEIRNENYYFDDDNYAHFDQAWTLNVNANYAYSKTTARTPNRLASIGLDGSIKLTPFWNITGSTHYDMVTRELAYTRIGFSRDQRSFTINFNWVPFGQYKVYDFFIGIKANILSDALKYKDRSFTSPNPPF